A window from Pelorhabdus rhamnosifermentans encodes these proteins:
- the hflX gene encoding GTPase HflX, which yields MPEVIGELSGIRKNVIEQLKGLYDLSVPYGQIVTNELAEKLAVLTCQISREIAVYLNRHGQITSVSVGDQRTVSLPEINGRRAKHRLSGIRCLHTHPGGNSLLSAVDVSTLKEMHFDLMVAIGAADSSVTSLSMGFITEIVDDKEQFEQMGPLTLQDMTAIDFGYLLSIIERRLSLSTKTHSLQEEERAILVGIERKGSWDVEDSLNELEELAITAGASVVGRFWQKRDKPDSALFIGRGKVQEISLAKQELEANLVILDDELSPAQQRNLEQLLGIKVVDRTGLILDIFAQRARTHEGKLQVELAQLRYVLPRLGGQGLVLSRLGGGIGTRGPGETKLEVDRRHIRSRISELEREIKCVKKQRLLHREQREKNNLATVSLVGYTNAGKSTLLNALTQADVLAEDKLFATLDPTTRKIELPSGREVLLTDTVGFIQKLPHQLVAAFQATLEEVTEADLLLHVIDASHPLYEQQSDAVWQVLKELHCETKPAITLFNKIDKIAESESITRMTRLSGSIALSVLHPDQDEGLAPLLKLIDEHLPLHWISCLLKIPYDASAKLAQLYELAKVKNVDYQDQGILVKVSLPSEYFERYNQYVVEMDTCQRG from the coding sequence ATGCCGGAAGTTATAGGTGAGTTATCAGGTATTCGGAAAAATGTCATTGAACAATTAAAAGGGCTATATGATCTCTCTGTTCCTTATGGGCAAATTGTTACGAATGAACTTGCCGAAAAATTAGCTGTTCTCACATGTCAGATTAGTCGGGAAATTGCCGTCTATCTGAATCGGCATGGTCAAATAACGAGTGTTTCTGTAGGGGATCAACGGACAGTTTCCTTGCCGGAAATCAATGGTCGTCGTGCTAAACATCGTTTAAGTGGAATACGCTGTCTTCATACACATCCAGGTGGTAACAGTCTGCTAAGTGCCGTAGATGTATCAACGCTCAAAGAGATGCATTTTGATCTCATGGTCGCTATTGGAGCTGCTGATAGCAGTGTTACATCCTTGAGTATGGGATTTATTACGGAAATTGTTGATGATAAAGAACAGTTTGAGCAGATGGGTCCGTTGACATTACAAGACATGACAGCAATTGACTTTGGGTATTTGTTGTCCATTATTGAACGTAGACTTTCTTTAAGTACAAAAACGCATTCTCTTCAGGAAGAAGAGCGGGCAATCCTCGTTGGTATTGAACGTAAGGGTAGCTGGGATGTAGAAGATTCACTGAATGAGCTTGAAGAATTAGCCATTACGGCTGGAGCCAGTGTGGTCGGGCGTTTCTGGCAAAAACGTGATAAACCAGACAGTGCTTTATTTATTGGGCGAGGCAAAGTTCAGGAAATTAGTTTGGCTAAGCAAGAACTTGAAGCGAATTTAGTTATATTGGATGATGAACTTTCGCCTGCTCAGCAACGTAATCTTGAACAATTGTTAGGTATTAAGGTAGTGGATCGTACGGGCTTAATTTTAGACATTTTTGCCCAACGGGCTCGAACGCATGAAGGCAAGCTTCAAGTCGAACTGGCACAGCTACGCTATGTTTTGCCAAGACTCGGAGGTCAAGGATTGGTTCTTTCCAGGTTGGGGGGCGGAATCGGTACAAGAGGGCCTGGTGAAACAAAGCTTGAAGTGGATCGTCGACATATTCGTTCCCGTATTAGTGAATTGGAACGTGAGATTAAATGTGTCAAAAAACAGCGACTCTTGCACAGAGAACAGCGCGAAAAAAACAACTTGGCAACAGTATCTCTTGTCGGTTACACCAATGCAGGTAAATCAACGCTCTTAAACGCTTTAACTCAGGCCGACGTTTTGGCGGAAGACAAGTTATTTGCCACACTAGATCCAACTACACGTAAAATTGAGTTGCCTAGTGGTCGTGAGGTCTTGCTAACAGATACAGTGGGGTTTATTCAGAAATTGCCTCATCAGCTTGTAGCTGCTTTTCAGGCTACTCTAGAGGAAGTGACTGAGGCTGATCTATTGCTTCATGTGATAGATGCCAGTCATCCTCTTTATGAACAGCAAAGTGATGCTGTCTGGCAAGTTCTTAAGGAACTACATTGTGAAACCAAACCAGCCATTACCTTATTTAATAAAATTGATAAAATTGCCGAATCCGAAAGTATTACGCGCATGACACGGCTATCAGGAAGTATTGCCCTATCTGTCCTTCATCCTGATCAGGATGAGGGGCTAGCCCCTCTCTTAAAGTTAATTGATGAACATTTACCCTTGCATTGGATTTCTTGTTTATTGAAAATTCCTTATGATGCTAGCGCGAAACTAGCCCAATTATATGAACTGGCAAAGGTGAAAAATGTCGATTATCAAGATCAGGGGATTTTGGTTAAAGTTTCGCTTCCTTCTGAGTATTTTGAACGTTATAATCAATATGTAGTGGAGATGGATACATGTCAACGTGGATAA
- a CDS encoding methionine gamma-lyase family protein, with protein sequence MSTWINQTFSTKLRETKMQALAAIEPAFREIDEIAQMNTGRVLDAFRRYQLSDYDFRQTTGYAYGDAGRDKLEQIWADLCGAEQALLRTQFVSGTHALTCVLFGILRPGDELLAATGAPYDTIQTVIGFSQPTAGSLIDWGVTYRELAMTDQGIDLERLPAMITDKTKVVLLQRSRGYSLRKTLTIDDIKQACARIHAIKPDCICFVDNCYGEFVESCEPTAVGADVIAGSLIKNPGGGIAPNGGYVAGRKDLVELAAYRLTAPGLGAELGASLTGNRLLYQGLFLAPHVVAQAVKGAIFAAAYFSLLGYKVFPQANESRSDIIQAITLGSPEKMVAFCRGLQHFSPVDAHAFPEPSGMPGYADAVIMAGGTFIQGSSIELSADGPIRAPFAVYLQGGLTFEHCIMGVMGAAAELENVDR encoded by the coding sequence ATGTCAACGTGGATAAATCAAACTTTTTCAACTAAACTTCGAGAAACAAAAATGCAAGCTTTAGCTGCTATTGAGCCTGCATTTCGAGAAATCGATGAAATTGCACAAATGAATACGGGACGAGTCTTAGATGCCTTTCGTCGTTACCAACTGTCTGACTATGACTTTCGCCAAACAACAGGTTATGCTTATGGTGATGCGGGACGCGACAAGCTTGAACAAATTTGGGCTGATTTATGCGGTGCTGAACAAGCTTTGTTGCGTACGCAATTTGTATCAGGAACCCATGCTTTAACTTGCGTCTTGTTTGGTATTTTGCGTCCTGGTGATGAACTTTTAGCTGCTACAGGCGCTCCTTATGATACCATACAAACGGTCATAGGTTTTAGCCAGCCGACGGCTGGTTCGCTTATCGATTGGGGCGTAACGTATCGCGAGCTTGCTATGACGGATCAAGGAATTGATCTTGAACGTTTGCCCGCGATGATTACTGATAAAACAAAAGTTGTGCTGTTGCAGCGTTCTCGTGGCTATAGTCTGCGTAAAACATTAACAATTGACGATATTAAACAGGCCTGTGCCAGAATACATGCTATCAAACCTGATTGCATTTGTTTTGTTGATAACTGTTATGGCGAATTTGTTGAATCGTGTGAGCCTACGGCAGTAGGTGCTGATGTTATTGCGGGATCGCTCATTAAAAATCCCGGTGGCGGTATTGCGCCAAATGGCGGCTATGTAGCTGGACGAAAAGATCTCGTTGAACTTGCTGCTTATCGATTAACAGCACCTGGTCTTGGTGCTGAGCTTGGAGCTTCCTTAACAGGGAATCGTTTGCTTTATCAGGGCTTATTTTTAGCACCTCATGTTGTTGCCCAAGCAGTTAAGGGCGCTATTTTTGCTGCTGCATATTTTTCATTACTTGGCTACAAGGTCTTTCCGCAAGCAAATGAAAGTCGAAGCGATATTATTCAGGCCATTACATTAGGTTCACCAGAAAAAATGGTTGCTTTTTGTCGCGGTTTGCAACATTTTTCACCAGTTGATGCACATGCTTTCCCTGAACCAAGTGGTATGCCTGGTTATGCCGATGCCGTTATTATGGCGGGGGGAACCTTTATTCAAGGATCTTCTATTGAATTAAGTGCTGATGGACCGATACGTGCCCCATTTGCCGTATATCTTCAGGGCGGTCTTACTTTCGAACATTGCATCATGGGTGTCATGGGAGCTGCGGCTGAATTAGAAAATGTTGATCGCTGA
- a CDS encoding AAA family ATPase, which yields MLVCILSFVKAMEDHKDEFILILAGYPNEMDFFLRTNPGLQSRFPIHLDFPDYTQDELLKIAELICVTRQYELAESTKLALLAMLARALSGAEHFGNARTVRNIIEKAIRHQAVRLFKQPTFTRKELLLLEPADLREVGLCKNV from the coding sequence ATGCTTGTTTGTATCTTGAGTTTTGTAAAAGCCATGGAAGATCATAAAGACGAATTCATTTTAATCCTAGCCGGATATCCAAATGAAATGGACTTTTTTTTACGGACCAATCCGGGACTCCAGTCGCGTTTTCCTATTCATCTTGATTTTCCTGATTATACACAAGATGAATTGCTAAAGATTGCCGAACTCATTTGTGTCACACGCCAGTATGAGCTTGCTGAATCAACTAAATTGGCACTACTAGCTATGTTAGCACGGGCGCTTAGTGGTGCAGAACATTTTGGTAATGCTCGAACAGTCAGAAACATCATTGAAAAAGCTATACGCCATCAAGCAGTACGACTTTTTAAGCAACCCACATTTACTCGTAAAGAGTTACTTCTTTTAGAACCTGCTGATTTAAGGGAGGTAGGGTTATGCAAGAATGTGTAA
- a CDS encoding GTPase domain-containing protein, with amino-acid sequence MQECVIVGRPNSGKTVFAIQFAHYMGAKSVDITAKSPDNLLTCRHYTIEEAKRELCSNTCHKTRSLQSMIIKMTVGKAQVLFKLTDTCGLTEEIHSDPAIRYGMAQTLRLMRTANLILHMIDVSQRSDILHKEETIDREIYHYGITRKFYIILANKMDLPIAKQGFGQLKSNFPSALIVPVSALYNHGLGEVKSYVACNI; translated from the coding sequence ATGCAAGAATGTGTAATTGTTGGGCGACCTAATTCAGGAAAAACAGTTTTTGCTATTCAATTTGCCCATTATATGGGAGCCAAAAGTGTTGATATTACGGCAAAATCACCAGATAATTTGTTAACCTGCAGGCATTATACGATTGAAGAAGCCAAAAGGGAACTTTGTAGCAATACTTGCCACAAAACGCGCAGCCTTCAGTCAATGATTATCAAAATGACTGTTGGTAAAGCGCAAGTTCTATTCAAATTAACGGATACATGCGGGCTTACTGAAGAAATTCATTCCGATCCAGCCATCCGTTATGGCATGGCGCAGACACTAAGACTAATGCGTACGGCAAATTTAATTTTACATATGATTGATGTATCTCAGCGATCTGATATTCTTCATAAAGAAGAAACAATTGACCGTGAAATTTATCATTATGGTATTACACGCAAGTTTTATATTATTTTAGCCAATAAAATGGATTTACCTATAGCCAAACAGGGATTTGGGCAGTTAAAATCGAACTTTCCTAGTGCTTTAATCGTGCCTGTTTCAGCGCTTTATAATCATGGATTGGGGGAAGTGAAATCTTATGTGGCATGCAATATCTGA